The proteins below come from a single Dermatophilaceae bacterium Soc4.6 genomic window:
- a CDS encoding AMP-binding protein, with translation MIVPFSVDDFLARALAVYGERVGVVDEPVQPAESLGDVTYARVGELARAQAARLDTLGLEVGDRVAYVSHNSARLMAAFFGVCGSGRVLVPVNFRLSVPEVRYIIDHSGARVVYIDPELTELIGEIEAEHVFVIGEDDSQMYAFDTEPRAWEPDEGATATINYTSGTTARPKGVQITHRNIWTNAVTFALHAGVTDRDVYLHTLPMFHCNGWGMPFAMTGMGVPQVVLRKVDGAEILRRVRDHGVTVMCCAPAVVSAVLDALPDWDGAVPGRDTVRVIVAGAPPPTRTVQRVRDELGWEFIQIYGLTETSPLLTINRMRSEWDELPPQEIASKLTRQGQPAIGATLKIDEHGEVLARSNVILEGYWEQPAESAAALDGGWFHTGDGGVIGPDGYLTIQDRKKDVIITGGENVSSIEVEDALFSHPDVTEVAVIGVPDEKWGETIKALVVLTPGATVTEAELIDFCKSQVARYKAPSSIEFREALARTATGKVQKFKLRAPYWEGRERQVN, from the coding sequence ATGATCGTTCCCTTTTCCGTCGACGACTTCCTCGCCCGGGCCCTCGCGGTCTACGGCGAGCGCGTAGGTGTCGTCGACGAGCCCGTGCAGCCGGCCGAGTCGCTCGGCGACGTGACCTACGCGAGGGTCGGCGAGCTCGCCCGGGCCCAGGCGGCGAGACTCGATACCCTCGGGCTCGAGGTGGGTGACCGGGTCGCCTACGTCAGCCACAACAGCGCCCGCCTCATGGCGGCCTTCTTCGGTGTCTGCGGCTCTGGTCGGGTGCTCGTGCCGGTCAACTTCCGGCTCTCGGTCCCCGAGGTGCGCTACATCATCGACCACAGTGGCGCCCGGGTCGTCTACATCGACCCCGAGCTGACGGAGCTCATCGGCGAGATCGAGGCCGAGCACGTCTTCGTCATCGGCGAGGACGACAGCCAGATGTATGCGTTCGACACCGAGCCGCGCGCCTGGGAGCCCGACGAGGGTGCCACCGCGACGATCAACTACACCTCGGGCACGACGGCCCGCCCCAAGGGTGTGCAGATCACCCACCGCAACATCTGGACCAACGCCGTCACCTTCGCGCTGCACGCCGGGGTCACCGACCGCGACGTCTACCTCCACACGCTGCCGATGTTCCACTGCAACGGCTGGGGCATGCCGTTCGCCATGACGGGCATGGGCGTACCCCAGGTCGTGCTGCGCAAGGTCGACGGCGCCGAGATCCTGCGCCGGGTGCGTGACCATGGAGTCACGGTGATGTGCTGCGCCCCCGCAGTGGTCTCGGCCGTGCTCGACGCACTGCCCGACTGGGACGGCGCGGTGCCGGGGCGCGACACCGTCCGCGTCATCGTGGCGGGGGCGCCGCCGCCGACCCGCACGGTGCAGCGCGTGCGCGACGAGCTCGGCTGGGAGTTCATCCAGATCTATGGCCTCACCGAGACCTCGCCGCTCCTGACGATCAACAGGATGCGCTCCGAGTGGGACGAGCTGCCGCCGCAGGAGATCGCGAGCAAGCTGACCCGCCAGGGACAGCCTGCGATCGGCGCCACCCTGAAGATCGACGAGCACGGCGAGGTGCTGGCCCGCTCCAACGTCATCCTCGAGGGCTACTGGGAGCAGCCCGCGGAGAGTGCGGCCGCCCTCGACGGCGGCTGGTTCCACACCGGCGACGGTGGGGTCATCGGCCCGGACGGCTACCTCACCATCCAGGACCGCAAGAAGGACGTCATCATCACCGGCGGCGAGAACGTCTCCTCGATCGAGGTCGAGGACGCCCTCTTCTCGCACCCCGACGTCACCGAGGTCGCCGTCATCGGCGTCCCCGACGAGAAGTGGGGCGAGACGATCAAGGCGCTCGTCGTCCTCACGCCCGGTGCGACGGTCACCGAGGCCGAGCTGATCGACTTCTGCAAGAGCCAGGTCGCCCGCTACAAGGCCCCCTCGAGCATCGAGTTCCGCGAGGCGCTGGCGCGCACCGCGACCGGCAAGGTGCAGAAGTTCAAGCTGCGCGCGCCCTACTGGGAGGGCCGCGAGCGCCAGGTCAACTGA
- a CDS encoding ABC transporter ATP-binding protein: MTITENHPATVDTTTAPAARVESVSKSYGDREVLRGISFEVRAGEVFGILGPNGAGKTTLVECMVGLRQPDEGHIEVLGMDPTTDRHRFTSRVSVQPQDASLFENIRVREALDLFSSFHARSYGTDAVLELIGLGDSQRQLVRKLSGGQRRRLLLGVSMIGSPELIVLDEPSAGLDPAARRSLWSVIEGLRDAGTTVLLTTHHMDEASTLCDRVAFVVDGQVRALDRPSRLVSQLAPEQVVTFETAAGPAQVRLRLAAEESVLSVSVSDERGATTVSVRTTDSDRVLAVVAGAEGWRPRSIGVDRGDLETVFLSVAGDHPDSPHPQTPRKEQRR, translated from the coding sequence ATGACCATCACCGAGAACCACCCCGCCACGGTGGACACGACGACTGCTCCGGCCGCCCGGGTCGAGTCCGTCAGCAAGAGCTACGGCGACCGCGAGGTCCTGCGCGGGATCTCGTTCGAGGTCCGTGCGGGTGAGGTCTTCGGCATCCTCGGCCCGAACGGCGCCGGCAAGACCACGCTCGTGGAGTGCATGGTCGGGCTGCGTCAGCCGGACGAGGGCCACATCGAGGTCCTCGGCATGGACCCGACGACCGACCGGCACCGCTTCACCTCGCGGGTCAGCGTCCAACCCCAGGACGCGAGCCTCTTCGAGAACATCCGGGTGCGCGAGGCCCTCGACCTCTTCTCCTCGTTCCATGCCCGTTCCTACGGCACCGACGCGGTGCTCGAGCTCATCGGGCTGGGCGACTCGCAGCGCCAGCTCGTGCGCAAGCTCTCCGGTGGTCAGCGGCGCCGGCTGCTCCTCGGGGTGTCGATGATCGGCTCACCCGAGCTCATCGTGCTCGACGAGCCGTCGGCTGGTCTCGACCCCGCCGCCCGCCGGTCCCTGTGGTCGGTCATCGAGGGGCTGCGGGACGCTGGCACCACGGTGCTGCTCACGACGCACCACATGGACGAGGCCTCGACCCTGTGCGACCGGGTGGCCTTCGTCGTCGACGGCCAGGTCCGCGCCCTCGACCGGCCCTCGCGCCTCGTCAGCCAGCTGGCCCCCGAGCAGGTCGTGACCTTCGAGACCGCGGCCGGGCCGGCGCAAGTCCGGCTCCGCCTCGCCGCGGAGGAGAGCGTCCTGTCGGTCTCGGTCTCCGACGAGCGCGGAGCCACCACCGTGAGCGTCCGCACTACCGACTCCGACCGCGTGCTCGCGGTGGTCGCCGGCGCGGAGGGCTGGCGCCCCCGGTCCATCGGCGTCGACCGCGGCGACCTCGAGACCGTCTTCCTCTCCGTCGCGGGCGACCACCCCGACTCCCCCCATCCCCAGACCCCGCGGAAGGAGCAACGACGATGA
- a CDS encoding ABC transporter permease, translating to MTTSTLTAGPTLTSRRPTAFTQLVLTNWRELAREPKSLFFSMVFPLIFLVMFSAIGVMIDKGGDPPVVAVTGPAAAEVVAALEADGITVVADASAASAASAASSATAAGGVNIRVRADGDTASIVLPTGSSISKNPVVDAVHSTGVSKGAIEVVNADGSAVFDPVRGSLPTVLMLGLLSLAFLGTAAPLVGLRQRGTLRLLGTTPVRRSTFVLAQIPARFAMGAIQVGVIAGYAAYLGYLDVASAGALLLSCALGLVMVLALGYLFASRMSNQDLATTIASLLIPVAMIFAGSMMPSQLLPDGVRRVADALPTSVLSQSIGVSLVGDGSTTGLPAKWALMAGIAFAATLAAALVFTWDRKDAR from the coding sequence ATGACCACCTCGACGCTGACTGCCGGACCGACCCTCACGTCACGGCGACCGACGGCCTTCACCCAGCTGGTGCTCACCAACTGGCGTGAGCTGGCCCGCGAGCCCAAGAGCCTGTTCTTCTCCATGGTCTTCCCCCTCATCTTCCTCGTGATGTTCAGCGCGATCGGGGTGATGATCGACAAGGGCGGGGACCCGCCGGTGGTTGCGGTCACCGGGCCGGCGGCAGCGGAGGTCGTCGCCGCTCTCGAAGCCGACGGCATCACGGTCGTCGCCGACGCCAGCGCTGCCAGCGCTGCCAGCGCCGCCAGCTCCGCTACCGCTGCCGGCGGCGTCAACATCAGGGTCCGAGCCGACGGTGACACCGCGAGCATCGTTCTCCCCACGGGCAGCAGCATCTCGAAGAACCCCGTCGTCGATGCCGTCCACAGCACCGGGGTGAGCAAGGGGGCGATCGAGGTCGTCAACGCCGACGGCTCGGCCGTCTTCGACCCGGTGCGGGGGTCCCTCCCGACGGTGCTCATGCTCGGTCTGCTCTCGCTGGCGTTCCTCGGCACCGCCGCGCCGCTCGTCGGTCTGCGGCAGCGCGGGACCCTGCGGCTGCTCGGGACGACACCGGTGCGCCGGTCCACCTTCGTCCTCGCGCAGATCCCGGCGCGGTTCGCGATGGGCGCCATCCAGGTGGGGGTGATCGCCGGCTACGCCGCCTACCTCGGATACCTCGACGTCGCCTCTGCCGGGGCCCTCCTGCTCTCGTGCGCCCTCGGCCTCGTGATGGTGCTGGCCCTCGGATACCTCTTCGCCTCGAGGATGTCGAACCAGGACCTCGCGACCACCATCGCGTCGCTCCTGATCCCCGTCGCGATGATCTTCGCCGGCTCGATGATGCCATCCCAGCTGCTGCCCGACGGCGTCCGGCGGGTCGCCGACGCCCTGCCCACCTCGGTGCTCTCCCAGTCCATCGGCGTGAGCCTGGTCGGCGACGGCTCCACGACCGGCCTGCCCGCCAAGTGGGCCCTGATGGCCGGGATCGCGTTCGCCGCCACCCTGGCTGCGGCCCTCGTCTTCACCTGGGACCGCAAGGACGCCCGATGA